One window of Campylobacter avium LMG 24591 genomic DNA carries:
- the moaC gene encoding cyclic pyranopterin monophosphate synthase MoaC: MELTHIDENKHPKMVDVSEKNISKRKASASGKIFVSKEAFLAVKNNSAKKGPVLQTAVIAAIMASKKTSELIPMCHPLLISKVQTHIDENEAECSFCLTVEVSCEGKTGVEMEALTGVSVGLLTIYDMLKAIDKTMRISDIVLQSKEGGKSAKFKRN; this comes from the coding sequence ATGGAACTTACACATATAGATGAGAACAAACACCCAAAAATGGTAGATGTGAGCGAAAAAAACATAAGCAAAAGAAAGGCTAGTGCAAGCGGCAAAATTTTCGTAAGCAAAGAGGCTTTTTTAGCTGTTAAAAACAACAGCGCAAAAAAGGGTCCTGTGCTGCAAACCGCTGTAATAGCTGCCATTATGGCCTCAAAAAAAACAAGCGAGCTAATACCGATGTGCCATCCTTTGTTGATATCTAAGGTGCAAACACACATAGATGAAAACGAAGCAGAGTGCTCATTTTGCCTCACTGTTGAAGTATCTTGCGAGGGTAAAACGGGAGTTGAAATGGAGGCTTTAACCGGCGTTAGCGTAGGACTTTTAACAATCTATGACATGCTAAAGGCTATTGATAAGACTATGAGAATTAGTGATATTGTTTTACAAAGCAAGGAAGGTGGCAAGAGTGCTAAATTTAAACGAAATTAA
- a CDS encoding HP0495 family protein, protein MARVLNLNEIKQEPIINYPISWDYKLIVKKDVDVSVLVKKVLKQREFKLTQTNSSKNGKYVSYLATITVIDKDDRLRLFDEFKKLCDFVI, encoded by the coding sequence GTGGCAAGAGTGCTAAATTTAAACGAAATTAAGCAAGAGCCAATTATCAACTACCCTATTTCTTGGGATTATAAGCTCATAGTAAAAAAAGATGTTGATGTATCTGTGCTTGTAAAAAAGGTGCTAAAGCAAAGAGAATTTAAGCTTACACAAACAAATTCTAGTAAAAATGGCAAATATGTAAGCTATCTTGCCACAATCACAGTTATTGATAAGGATGATAGATTAAGGCTTTTTGATGAATTTAAAAAATTGTGTGACTTTGTTATATAA
- a CDS encoding glycosyltransferase family 2 protein codes for MKISILIPIYNVEKYLRQCLDSILNQKDIKDVALDIVLVDDGSTDKSLDIAIEYAKKDERIFVLSKKNAGLSTARNAAIELMKGTKLRAYLENEIKENDFSIKSYKNTHSFDKTDIKKISKEDIDKNFIKLDERVYKTELSDINDLILQDLPDDVYVHFLDSDDYLDESCISTCKRYIQEKDLNLYLHNLSSVDENSKLIKEKIYLALNLKLGFYDNGLDFLQSNKLHDFYFAYQGAFRASLLNLYKLRFIRHIYHEDHDFAIILFSLSQRLFVDDKVLLYYRSRSGSIISSMQDDSYPKNLPFYLEPLKESFKSYKELRRYYKAYGMLRAFKEIYKLRNVFKKGFYKKMYYYYLHQFILNYQYFFDKIESEEKEKNIKLLKGIEVKNINHLYLKFKLIELYRHPKLLFKKKKD; via the coding sequence ATGAAAATTTCTATCTTAATCCCAATCTATAATGTAGAAAAGTATCTAAGGCAGTGCTTAGATTCTATTTTAAATCAAAAAGATATAAAAGATGTAGCTTTAGATATAGTCTTAGTAGATGATGGCAGCACTGATAAAAGCCTTGATATAGCCATAGAATATGCCAAAAAAGATGAAAGGATCTTTGTTTTAAGCAAGAAAAATGCAGGACTATCAACTGCTAGAAATGCAGCAATTGAGCTTATGAAAGGCACTAAATTAAGAGCTTATTTAGAAAATGAAATTAAAGAAAATGATTTTTCAATCAAATCTTACAAAAACACTCATAGCTTTGATAAAACAGACATAAAAAAGATAAGCAAAGAAGATATTGATAAAAATTTCATTAAACTAGATGAAAGAGTATATAAAACAGAGCTTAGCGATATAAATGACTTAATATTGCAAGATTTGCCAGATGATGTTTATGTACATTTTTTAGATTCTGATGATTATTTAGATGAAAGCTGTATAAGCACTTGTAAAAGATATATACAAGAAAAAGATTTAAATTTATATTTACACAATCTAAGCTCTGTTGATGAAAATTCTAAGCTTATAAAGGAAAAAATTTATCTTGCTTTAAATTTAAAATTAGGTTTTTATGACAATGGTCTTGATTTCTTGCAAAGCAATAAACTTCATGATTTTTACTTTGCTTATCAAGGTGCTTTTAGGGCATCTTTGTTAAATTTATATAAGTTAAGATTTATAAGGCATATATATCATGAAGACCACGACTTTGCTATTATATTATTTTCCTTAAGTCAAAGACTTTTTGTAGATGATAAGGTTTTGCTTTATTATAGAAGCAGGAGCGGTTCTATAATCTCATCTATGCAAGATGATAGCTACCCTAAGAATTTGCCCTTTTACCTAGAGCCTTTAAAAGAGAGCTTTAAAAGCTATAAGGAGCTTAGGAGGTATTATAAGGCTTATGGTATGCTTAGAGCATTTAAGGAAATATACAAGCTAAGAAATGTTTTCAAAAAGGGCTTTTACAAAAAAATGTATTATTATTACTTGCATCAATTTATCTTAAATTATCAATATTTTTTCGATAAAATCGAATCAGAAGAAAAAGAAAAAAATATAAAATTACTTAAAGGCATAGAAGTAAAAAACATAAATCATCTTTATTTAAAATTTAAGCTAATAGAGCTTTATAGACATCCAAAACTTTTGTTTAAAAAGAAAAAAGACTGA